Proteins encoded in a region of the Lemur catta isolate mLemCat1 chromosome 14, mLemCat1.pri, whole genome shotgun sequence genome:
- the LOC123649722 gene encoding putative uncharacterized protein encoded by LINC00269 translates to MYQPYVTNSQIFFTFFFFLRQSLTLLPRLECCGVSLAHSNLKFLGSNNPPASASRAAGTTGMCHHARLGLELLSSNDPPASASQSARITGVSHRARPLVLF, encoded by the exons ATGTATCAGCCCTACGTCACCAACTCccaaattttctttactttttttttttttttgagacagagtctcactctgttgcccaggctagagtgctgtggcgtcagcctagctcacagcaacctcaaattcctgggctcaaacaatcctcctgcctcagcctcccgagcagctgggactacaggcatgtgccaccatgcccggcta ggtctcgaactcctgagctcaaacgatccacctgcctcagcctcccagagtgctaggattacaggcgtgagccaccgcgcccggcctttggTCTTGTTTTAA
- the CUEDC2 gene encoding CUE domain-containing protein 2 isoform X2 — translation MELERIVSAALLAFVQTHLPEADLSGLDEVIFSYVLGVLEDLGPTGPSEENFDMEAFTEMMEAYVPGFAHIPRGTIGDMMQKLSGQLSDARNKENLQPQSSGVQGQVPISPEPLQRPEKLKGETRSSADAAGDTQDEAAGAEEELLPGVDVLLEVFPTCSMEQAQWVLAKARGDLEEAVQMLVEGKEEGPPAWDGPNQDLPRRLRGPQKDELKSFILQKYMMVDSAEDQKVHRPMAPKEAPKKLIRYIDNQVVSTKGERFKDVRNPEAEEMKATYINLKPARKYRFH, via the exons ATGGAGCTGGAAAGGATTGTCAGTGCAGCCCTCCTTGCCTTTGTCCAGACGCACCTCCCGGAGGCCGACCTCAG TGGCTTGGATGAGGTCATCTTCTCCTATGTGCTTGGGGTCCTGGAAGATCTGGGCCCCACAGGCCCATCAGAGGAGAACTTCGACATGGAGGCCTTCACTGAGATGATGGAGGCCTATGTGCCTGGCTTCGCCCACATCCCCAG GGGCACAATAGGGGACATGATGCAGAAGCTCTCAGGGCAGCTGAGTGATGCCAGGAACAAAG AGAACCTGCAACCACAGAGCTCTGGTGTGCAAGGCCAGGTGCCCATCTCCCCAGAGCCCCTGCAACGGCCTGAAAAGCTCAAAGGAGAGACCAGGTCTTCTGCTGATGCTGCTGGGGACACCCAAGACGAG GCAGCCGGCGCTGAAGAGGAGCTGCTGCCAGGGGTAGATGTACTCCTGGAGGTCTTCCCTACCTGTTCCATGGAACAGGCCCAGTGGGTGCTGGCCAAAGCTCGGGGTGACTTGGAGGAAGCTGTGCAGATGCTGgtagaggggaaggaagaggggcCTCCAGCCTGGGATGGCCCCAACCAG GACCTGCCCAGGCGCCTCAGAGGCCCCCAAAAGGATGAGCTGAAGTCCTTCATCCTGCAGAA GTACATGATGGTGGATAGCGCAGAGGATCAGAAGGTTCACCGGCCCATGGCTCCCAAGGAG GCCCCCAAGAAGCTGATCCGATACATCGACAACCAGGTGGTGAGCACCAAAGGGGAACGATTCAAAGACGTCCGGAACCCTGAGGCCGAAGAGATGAAGGCCACATACATCAACCTCAAGCCAGCCAGAAAGTACCGCTTCCACTGA
- the CUEDC2 gene encoding CUE domain-containing protein 2 isoform X1 — protein sequence MELERIVSAALLAFVQTHLPEADLSGLDEVIFSYVLGVLEDLGPTGPSEENFDMEAFTEMMEAYVPGFAHIPRGTIGDMMQKLSGQLSDARNKENLQPQSSGVQGQVPISPEPLQRPEKLKGETRSSADAAGDTQDEVLAAGAEEELLPGVDVLLEVFPTCSMEQAQWVLAKARGDLEEAVQMLVEGKEEGPPAWDGPNQDLPRRLRGPQKDELKSFILQKYMMVDSAEDQKVHRPMAPKEAPKKLIRYIDNQVVSTKGERFKDVRNPEAEEMKATYINLKPARKYRFH from the exons ATGGAGCTGGAAAGGATTGTCAGTGCAGCCCTCCTTGCCTTTGTCCAGACGCACCTCCCGGAGGCCGACCTCAG TGGCTTGGATGAGGTCATCTTCTCCTATGTGCTTGGGGTCCTGGAAGATCTGGGCCCCACAGGCCCATCAGAGGAGAACTTCGACATGGAGGCCTTCACTGAGATGATGGAGGCCTATGTGCCTGGCTTCGCCCACATCCCCAG GGGCACAATAGGGGACATGATGCAGAAGCTCTCAGGGCAGCTGAGTGATGCCAGGAACAAAG AGAACCTGCAACCACAGAGCTCTGGTGTGCAAGGCCAGGTGCCCATCTCCCCAGAGCCCCTGCAACGGCCTGAAAAGCTCAAAGGAGAGACCAGGTCTTCTGCTGATGCTGCTGGGGACACCCAAGACGAGGTACTA GCAGCCGGCGCTGAAGAGGAGCTGCTGCCAGGGGTAGATGTACTCCTGGAGGTCTTCCCTACCTGTTCCATGGAACAGGCCCAGTGGGTGCTGGCCAAAGCTCGGGGTGACTTGGAGGAAGCTGTGCAGATGCTGgtagaggggaaggaagaggggcCTCCAGCCTGGGATGGCCCCAACCAG GACCTGCCCAGGCGCCTCAGAGGCCCCCAAAAGGATGAGCTGAAGTCCTTCATCCTGCAGAA GTACATGATGGTGGATAGCGCAGAGGATCAGAAGGTTCACCGGCCCATGGCTCCCAAGGAG GCCCCCAAGAAGCTGATCCGATACATCGACAACCAGGTGGTGAGCACCAAAGGGGAACGATTCAAAGACGTCCGGAACCCTGAGGCCGAAGAGATGAAGGCCACATACATCAACCTCAAGCCAGCCAGAAAGTACCGCTTCCACTGA
- the CUEDC2 gene encoding CUE domain-containing protein 2 isoform X3, translated as MEAFTEMMEAYVPGFAHIPRGTIGDMMQKLSGQLSDARNKENLQPQSSGVQGQVPISPEPLQRPEKLKGETRSSADAAGDTQDEVLAAGAEEELLPGVDVLLEVFPTCSMEQAQWVLAKARGDLEEAVQMLVEGKEEGPPAWDGPNQDLPRRLRGPQKDELKSFILQKYMMVDSAEDQKVHRPMAPKEAPKKLIRYIDNQVVSTKGERFKDVRNPEAEEMKATYINLKPARKYRFH; from the exons ATGGAGGCCTTCACTGAGATGATGGAGGCCTATGTGCCTGGCTTCGCCCACATCCCCAG GGGCACAATAGGGGACATGATGCAGAAGCTCTCAGGGCAGCTGAGTGATGCCAGGAACAAAG AGAACCTGCAACCACAGAGCTCTGGTGTGCAAGGCCAGGTGCCCATCTCCCCAGAGCCCCTGCAACGGCCTGAAAAGCTCAAAGGAGAGACCAGGTCTTCTGCTGATGCTGCTGGGGACACCCAAGACGAGGTACTA GCAGCCGGCGCTGAAGAGGAGCTGCTGCCAGGGGTAGATGTACTCCTGGAGGTCTTCCCTACCTGTTCCATGGAACAGGCCCAGTGGGTGCTGGCCAAAGCTCGGGGTGACTTGGAGGAAGCTGTGCAGATGCTGgtagaggggaaggaagaggggcCTCCAGCCTGGGATGGCCCCAACCAG GACCTGCCCAGGCGCCTCAGAGGCCCCCAAAAGGATGAGCTGAAGTCCTTCATCCTGCAGAA GTACATGATGGTGGATAGCGCAGAGGATCAGAAGGTTCACCGGCCCATGGCTCCCAAGGAG GCCCCCAAGAAGCTGATCCGATACATCGACAACCAGGTGGTGAGCACCAAAGGGGAACGATTCAAAGACGTCCGGAACCCTGAGGCCGAAGAGATGAAGGCCACATACATCAACCTCAAGCCAGCCAGAAAGTACCGCTTCCACTGA
- the FBXL15 gene encoding F-box/LRR-repeat protein 15, which translates to MEPPMEPSGGEQEPGAVRLLDLPWEDVLLPHVLNRVPLRQLLRLQRVSRAFRALVQLHLAGLRRFDAAQVGPQIPRAAFSRLLRDAEGLQELALAPCHEWLSDEDLVPVLARNPQLRSVGLASCGQLSRRALGALAEGCPRLQRLSLAHCDWVDGLALRGLVDRCPALEELDLTACRQLKDEAIVYLAQKLSAGLRSLSLAVNANVGDAAVQELARNCPELEHLDLTGCLRVGSDGVRTLAEYCPALRSLRVRHCHHVAEPSLSRLRKRGVDIDVEPPLHQALVLLQDMAGFAPFVNLQV; encoded by the exons ATGGAGCCACCGATGGAGCCGTCCGGAGGGGAGCAAGAGCCCGGAGCCGTCAG GCTCCTGGACCTGCCCTGGGAAGACGTGCTGCTTCCACACGTCCTGAACCGGGTCCCGCTGCGCCAACTGCTCCGACTGCAGCGCGTTAGCAGGGCCTTCCGGGCGTTAGTGCAGCTGCACCTGGCCGGACTGCGCCGCTTCGACGCCGCTCAG GTGGGTCCGCAGATCCCACGGGCCGCTTTTTCCCGGCTGCTGCGGGACGCCGAGGGGCTGCAGGAGCTGGCGCTGGCGCCGTGTCACGAATGGCTGTCAGACGAGGACCTGGTGCCCGTGCTGGCGCGGAATCCGCAGCTGCGGAGTGTGGGGCTGGCAAGCTGCGGGCAACTGAGCCGCCGGGCGCTGGGGGCACTGGCCGAGGGCTGCCCCCGGCTGCAGCGCTTGTCGCTCGCACACTGTGACTGGGTGGACGGGCTGGCGCTGCGCGGCCTCGTGGACCGCTGCCCGGCCCTAGAGGAGCTGGACCTCACTGCCTGCCGCCAGCTCAAGGACGAGGCCATCGTGTACCTAGCGCAGAAACTCAGCGCCGGCCTCCGCAGCCTCTCGCTGGCTGTCAACGCCAATGTGGGGGACGCCGCCGTCCAAGAGTTAGCACGGAACTGCCCGGAACTCGAGCACCTTGACCTTACCGGCTGCCTCCGCGTTGGAAGCGACGGCGTCAG GACATTGGCCGAGTACTGCCCCGCGTTGCGCTCGCTGCGGGTGAGGCACTGCCACCATGTGGCCGAGCCCAGCCTGAGCCGCTTGCGAAAGCGCGGTGTCGACATCGACGTGGAGCCACCGCTGCACCAGGCCCTGGTACTGCTACAGGACATGGCGGGCTTTGCACCTTTTGTCAACCTGCAGGTCTGA
- the PSD gene encoding PH and SEC7 domain-containing protein 1 has protein sequence MAQGAMRFCSEGDCAISPPRCPRRWLPEGPVPQSPPASMYGSTGSLLRRVAGPGPRGRELGRVTAPCTPLRGPPSPCIAPSPWAPSSPTGQPPPGAQSSMVIFRFVEKASVRPLNGLPAPGGLSRSWDLGGVSPPRPAPALGPVSNRKLRLEASTSDPLPARGGSALPCSREPLHGPPVPPQVGTDGLYSSLPNGLGGPREHLATLFRGPADTGLLNQGDTWSSPREVSSHAQRIARAKWEFFYGSLDPPSSGAKPPERAPPSPPGVGSGQGSGVAVGRAAKYSETDLDTVPLRCYRETDIDEVLAEREEADSAIESQPSSEGLPGTARPPAPRPSPGPGPRSSLGSGNEDEDEAGGEEDVDDEVFEASEGARPGSRLPHTGPLKSPVPFLPGTSPSADGPDSFSCVFEAILESHRAKGTSYTSLASLEALASPGPTQSPFFTFELPPQPPTLRPDPPAPAPLAPLELDSGTSSAADGPWTQRGEEEEAEARAKPAPEREPPSPCHSDDSLGLGAAPLGSELPLSQLVSDSDSELDSTERLALGSTDTLSNGQKADLEAAQRLAKRLYRLDGFRKADVARHLGKNNDFSKLVAGEYLKFFVFTGMTLDQALRVFLKELALMGETQERERVLAHFSQRYFQCNPEALSSEDGAHTLTCALMLLNTDLHGHNIGKRMTCGDFIGNLEGLNDGGDFPRELLKALYSSIKNEKLQWAIDEEELRRSLSELADPNPKVIKRVSGGSGSGSSPFLDLTPEPGAAVYKHGALVRKVHADPDCRKTPRGKRGWKSFHGILKGMILYLQKEEYQPGKALSEAELKNAISIHHALATRASDYSKRPHVFYLRTADWRVFLFQAPSLEQMQSWITRINVVAAMFSAPPFPAAVSSQKKFSRPLLPSAATRLSQEEQVRTHEAKLKAMASELREHRAAHLSKKARGKEADEQRQKEAYLEFEKSRYGMYAALLRVKLKAGSEELDAVEAALAQAGSVEDGLPPSHSSPSLQPNPSSQPRARQGSESRAGTGSGRRKP, from the exons ATGGCCCAGGGTGCCATGCGCTTCTGCTCGGAAGGCGACTGTGCCATTTCCCCACCACGATGCCCACGCCGCTGGCTCCCCGAAGGTCCAGTGCCCCAGAGCCCCCCAGCCAGCATGTATGGCAGCACAGGCTCATTGCTACGACGAGTGGCAGGTCCAGGTCCCCGAGGCCGGGAACTGGGACGTGTGACAGCACCCTGTACACCTCTGCGTGGCCCCCCCTCACCCTGCATTGCTCCTTCACCCTGGGCACCCTCTTCACCCACTGGGCAGCCCCCACCAGGGGCCCAGAGCTCCATGGTCATCTTCCGCTTTGTGGAGAAGGCCAGCGTGAGGCCACTGAATGGGCTACCTGCTCCCGGAGGCTTGAGTCGGAGCTGGGATCTGGGTGGGGTTTCTCCTCCCAGGCCCGCCCCAGCCCTTGGGCCTGTCTCCAATCGCAAGTTACGGCTGGAGGCATCCACATCAGACCCGCTCCCAGCCAGAGGAGGCTCAGCCCTTCCTTGCAGCCGGGAACCTTTACATGGCCCACCAGTTCCACCCCAGGTTGGGACAGATGGCCTTTATTCCTCTCTCCCCAATGGACTGGGGGGACCCCGTGAGCACCTGGCCACGCTATTCCGCGGACCTGCTGACACTGGATTACTGAACCAG GGAGACACCTGGTCCTCCCCCCGGGAAGTTTCCTCTCATGCCCAGAGAATTGCTCGAGCCAAATGGGAATTCTTCTATGGCTCCTTGGACCCCCCCAGCTCAG GTGCTAAGCCCCCAGAGCGGGCTCCCCCATCTCCTCCTGGGGTGGGCTCAGGGCAGGGCTCTGGGGTGGCTGTGGGGCGAGCGGCCAAGTACTCCGAGACAGACCTGGACACGGTGCCCCTGAGGTGCTACCGCGAGACTGACATCGATGAGGTGCTGGCTGAGCGAGAGGAGGCTGACTCGGCCATCGAGAGCCAGCCCAGCTCTGAGGGCCTGCCTGGCACTGCCCGCCCACCTGCCCcccggcccagcccaggccctggccctcgttccagcctgggcagtggCAACGAAGATGAGGATGAGGCAGGTGGGGAAGAGGATGTGGACGACGAGGTGTTTGAGGCCTCAGAGGGGGCCCG GCCAGGGAGCCGGCTGCCTCACACCGGGCCTCTCAAATCTCCTGTGCCCTTTCTACCTGGGACCAGCCCCTCAGCTGATGGGCCTGACTCCTTCAGTTGTGTGTTCGAAGCTATCCTGGAGTCACACCGGGCCAAGGGCACCTCCTACACCAGCCTCGCCTCGCTGGAGGCCCTGGCCTCACCTGGCCCAACCCAGAGCCCCTTCTTCACCTTTGAGCTGCCTCCCCAACCCCCGACCCTGCGGCCTgaccctcctgctcctgccccgcTTGCCCCTCTGGAACTGGACTCTGGTACCAGCTCCGCTGCTGATGGTCCTTGGacacagagaggggaggaggaagaggcagaggccagagccaAACCGGCCCCAGAGAGGGAGCCCCCTAGTCCCTGCCACTCAGATGACAGCCTTGGGCTGGGGGCGGCACCCCTTGGCAG CGAACTACCCCTGAGCCAGCTGGTGTCTGACTCGGACTCAGAGCTGGACAGCACAGAGCGGCTGGCCCTGGGAAGCACGGACACCTTGTCCAATGGCCAGAAAGCGGATCTGGAGGCCGCGCAGCGCCTGGCCAAGAGGCTGTACCGACTAGATGGCTTCAGGAAGGCCGATGTGGCCCGGCACCTGGGCAAGAA CAATGACTTCAGCAAACTGGTGGCTGGGGAGTACCTCAAGTTCTTTGTCTTCACGGGCATGACTCTGGACCAAGCTCTCAG GGTGTTTCTGAAGGAGCTGGCCTTAATGGGTGAGACCCAGGAACGGGAGCGTGTGCTGGCCCACTTCTCCCAGCGATACTTCCAGTGCAATCCTGAAGCCCTGTCCTCAGAGG ACGGTGCCCACACGCTGACCTGCGCCCTCATGTTACTCAACACGGATCTCCATGGCCAC AACATCGGGAAGCGCATGACCTGCGGGGACTTCATCGGGAACCTGGAGGGCCTCAACGATGGCGGCGACTTCCCCAGGGAGCTGCTCaag gccttgTACAGCTCCATCAAGAATGAAAAGTTGCAGTGGGCCAT AGACGAGGAGGAGCTGAGACGCTCTCTGTCTGAGTTGGCCGACCCCAACCCCAAGGTCATCAAGCGGGTCAGCGGGGGCAGTGGCAGCGGCTCCAGCCCTTTCCTGGACCTGACTCCCGAGCCTGGGGCCGCAGTCTACAAGCACGGGGCCCTGGTGCGAAAGGTGCACGCAGACCCCGACTGCAGGAAGA CACCTCGGGGCAAGCGGGGCTGGAAGAGCTTCCACGGAATCCTCAAGGGCATGATCCTCTACCTGCAGAAG GAGGAGTACCAGCCTGGGAAGGCCCTTTCGGAGGCGGAGCTCAAGAATGCCATCAGCATCCACCATGCCCTGGCCACCAGAGCCAGCGACTACAGCAAGAGGCCCCATGTCTTCTACCTGCGCACAGCTGACTGGCGGGTCTTCCTCTTCCAGGCCCC GAGCCTGGAGCAGATGCAGTCCTGGATCACTCGCATCAATGTGGTGGCCGCCATGTTCTCTGCACCCCCCTTCCCAGCTGCTGTTAGTTCCCAGAAGAAGTTCAGCCGCCCTCTCCTGCCCAGCGCTGCCACCCGCCTCTCCCAG GAGGAGCAGGTGCGGACCCATGAGGCCAAGCTGAAGGCCATGGCAAGTGAGCTGCGGGAGCACCGGGCTGCCCACCTGAGCAAGAAGGCCAGGGGCAAGGAGGCTGACGAGCAGCGGCAGAAGGAGGCCTACCTGGAGTTTGAG AAATCCCGCTACGGCATGTATGCGGCGCTGCTGCGGGTCAAGCTGAAGGCGGGCAGTGAAGAGCTGGACGCCGTAGAGGCAGCATTGGCCCAGGCCGGGAGCGTGGAGGACGGACTCCCCCCGTCTCACTCCAGTCCCTCCCTGCAGCCTAACCCCTCCAGCCAGCCCCGGGCTCGTCAGGGCTCAGAGTCTCGGGCAGGGACAGGCAGCGGGCGAAGGAAGccctga